A segment of the Hemicordylus capensis ecotype Gifberg chromosome 6, rHemCap1.1.pri, whole genome shotgun sequence genome:
acaatattgaactagacagaccaatggtctgacttgatataaggcagcttcctgtttttctGTCCTTCCAGTGAACTGGGTACAGCCTGCCTCATTCAGCAGTTTATTTTTCCTAACTTAAATTAAATACCCCCAACTTTTCTACACTGTGGAGGGGCAGGAAGTCATAGACAGTACAGGTATTCATTTTTCTCCCAACATGGCTAACACTTGAGCTTTCTGGGGTATGTGTGGGCATGTAAATTAGGGATATGTAAATTAGTGGAGGCCAATAGaatcagagccacctaatggtgcagcagggaagtaacttgcttagcgagcaagaggttgctggttcgaatctccggtgatatgtttccctgactatgggaaacacctatatcaggcagcagcgatataggaagatgctgaaaggcatcatctcatactgtgagggagatggcaatggtaaacccctcccgtattctaccaaagataaccagagggctctgtggtcgccaggagttgacactgacttgacggcacaactttacttttacaccTCAGAAGACTGGAGTAAAATTCAAAATGGTCTTACGAAATGGAAAACTGAGCTGAAACATACAATtcagagacaaatgcaaagttctacacataggttgggggtggggaaaatcAAATACATAGGTATGGAATGGGGAATACCTGGCTTAGTAGAATGCTCCCCTACTTTTGCTGTTCTTCTGCATGAGCCCCCGAACCCCCCGCAGCCCAATTCTTTGTCCCCCTGCAGTTGCAGTATTTTTAAACCAGCCCTGCTGTAGATATTTTTCAAAATCTTAATCAAACTATAGGCACACAGTTGGACAGTAAATGAGCCTGCTAGAAGGCACACAAGTAAAGATAGTTTCCTATTAAACAAGAAGCATGTCAATCAGTTACATCAGTTAGGAGAATGTTAAAGGGATGCACACAGATGGACTCATGAAACCTGAAAAATATCCCTCTTGGAAACTTTCCAGTGACTTAAAATATCAAAAGGCAGCAAGAAATAAGTCTTAGAGCATCTTTCTTGTGAGAGGTATTACATGATTTGTATCTAACATAGGGAATGGGAAGGACTTCGCGAGAATTGCTCTGCAAACAGAAATGAAGTACGTGTATGTGTCAAAGAACTGTGAACAGTAAATTGACGGCTTCCAAGGCAATACAAACACGAAATACAGACTCAATGTGTGCAACTGCAACTCAAAGAAATCTGCCCAATAAGCTGGGCCCTTTCAAAGGAAACGCAAGGACAAATGCAGAATGAATATGTGCTATTCAAAGAAATCTGCTCAGTAAATTAGCCCCTTCAAAGTAAATGCAAATGCAAGCATTAAACAAAACAGAGAATAAATATCTGCAACTCAAAAAGAAATTTCACGAAAGTAAATTGATTGACCTCTTATGCCTGCTCCGTGCTGGCGGGCAAACTCCCTTCAGCCCTTCTCAGCTCCACCCACTCCCTGAGTCCCACGTCATTGGCTGAGGGGTTGCAGGCTGAAACTGACTGACAGGCTCTTCTCCAGGCACGTCCCTCGGCTGATCTGTCAGTCAGCCTCAGCCTGCGACTCCTCAGCCAATGACAAGCAGAGGAGAAGGCTGGTTTGCCTCGCCTCTTCGACTTCCTTCCTTTCAAGCGTGGCGATTGTGACGCTGAGCGCCGGCTGCGCCCCGCGGCCCCAGGGTCGATAGGGGCTATCGGGGACTCTGACATTTGCTTCGTGGAGGGGCGCCCTACTTGCAGATGTTGCCTTCGGTCGCGGTCCCTTCCCTGCAGCTCTACGTCTGGTTGCGCAGGCGTCTTACCTCTTGGATTTGAACGGCTCCTGCCAGTCGTCCGCATTGTTGAGAGCATCGGAAGATGTCGTGGGTAGGGTTTGCGCTTAATCGCCCCGACGAAGATGTGTTCGATGAAGACGCGGATGAACTGGACCTCGCCCAGAACGAATGGAAGAGCACCATGAAGAAACGAGTCAAGGTAGTTGTGCATGTCAGGCTTGTAATGTCTGAGCGCTTTCTTTTAATGTTTGGGGAGGGGCGGCTGATGAAGGCTTCAACCAAAGGTTGCTACCTCCGGGGCCCCACTGGCATCAACGatggacctgctgctgctgctgtgcagcagccCCTGGGATGCTTGGATCCCCACTGGGTGgatgccccctgcccccgctcTGTGCTGTACACAGCGTTAAAGGGCCAATGGCACAAGATGGCTGCTGCTCACTTACCCACCAAAAATGCCCCAGTGAGCTACACATCCCCCAAAGAGAGGATGAAAACCGAGCTTATGGCTGCTCCCGCACTCATGCATCTGCAagtaagcagagagagagagaggagcatgcGCATGAGAATGAGTGGAAAGAGCAGTGGCAATTGCTCCACGCAGCCATAACCTTTCAGTGGTGCCTCCTTGCAGGAGAGGATACGGCCTCCACATGACTGCCTGCCCTCTCTGAGGTAGGAGCAGCCTCCTTTTGCTTGCCCAGGCTGTCCCTTTGGGGCCCCGCTACTGTGCTGCTCCCCAGAGGAGCAAGAGGCGGCTGCTCCTAGCAAGAGTGGCGACTATTTTGTTTTTTGGATGACCTGGCAGGGAGAATTAGGTAGTGGGGGGTGGGTGCGGGCGGCTGCTGCTTCCATTAATGGGCCCTCATCATCTCTTTTTTGGTGACATGGCAGGAACGGTTGGGCCCAGTGGGATTTGCCCAGAGTGAACAAGGGTGAAGgcgataggaacataggaagctgccatatactgagtcagaccataggtagatcttgctcagtattgtctacacagactggcagcggcttcctcaaggttgcaggcaggaatctctctcagccctatcttggagatgccagggagggaacttggagcctagatgctcttcccagagcggctccatcccctgaggggagtatcttacagcgcttacacttctaatctccctttcgtatgcaaccagggtggatcctgcttagcttaaggggacaagtcatgcttgctaccacaagaccagctttcttccctaTGGGTTCCTATTATGGATGTGGGTTATTATTACAGGAGTGGCCACTAGATCTGCTTGCTCACCCTCTCTCTTGGTAGTACAGTAGGGAGAATTGGACTTGCTGGGCTCAATCTCTGCTGCTGCAATATTCAGAGGGAGGATGAAGGTAAAGCAAGATGAGGCTGCTGCTTGTGCAAGGAGCAGCCACCTCTGTCCGCTTGCATCACTGTTCTCCTTCACAGAGGTGAGAATTAAGTTCAGTGAGCTTAGTCCTTCTGCCACACCATGAGGGCAAATCAACAGACAGAACTAGCAGCTTGCACTTTCTAATGAATATTGTCCTCTTGTCTCGTTTGTCACCTTGTTCTTCAAGTATTCTTTGCGTGTCTGTCACTCTTCTTTAAGGAAGGCTATAGGGAGGGAGTTGAAGCTGGGAAAAAGCTGACACTTCAACAAGGTTTTAATAAGGGGTATGAAGAAGCAGCAAAGCGGATGTTCTCCTGTGGCCAGCTGAAAGGGGCTGTGAGGTATGTTGTGAAGTAGTGTCTTTAAAGTGGCAATCCAGTTGCACAAGTTCTTGAATTAAAGTCCGGCCTCCACACAGTAATACATCTGTGGCTGCTAATGGCATTTGCTAAATAGAAGACCCACTTAAATCATGAATGTGTTGCCTTTTTTCCATTATAGCCCCATGTTCAACTCATTTTCACACCTTGCTGAGCTTGAATTGCTAGATGACAAAGATGGTAACAGCAATTGGTCTAGTTAGCAGAAGATGGAAGCTGCTTTTGAACTTTCTATATCCTGAAAAACACAGccagcttctccctctctggTCTTAAGCCTGGATGCAACATTCTCCCAGGAACACAACCCTTGGTGCCTGTATGGATTGCAGTGTACTAAGAAAGTTCCCCATAGAGCAAAGCCACTTAAATCTTGAGCTGTTAGAAGATACTATTTTTTGCCTTTTATAAGCATCACCATTGGCACCAGGAACTTGATTTTTCCATGAAAATATAATCTCTGTCTGGCAGATGTTTGCTAGAAGGATGCAGCTTCTGTATTAAATGGGTGCATTTGTAACTGGGGCTACTGTGATGTCTGGCCTCTTTATCTGGTGCTTCCCATTGGAATACCAAGCTGTTCCCTGTTTACATTCTACTCTAGCACTTTATTTGTATATGAAAATAACTGAGggtggtggcttttaaaaagtcctgtCTTATTCATGCATGTAATCTCCACATCTGTATTTTAACTTCTTGTAGTGCTCTCTTGACTTGGTGTCATCACAAAGGATGTGATTCTGCACTGCTGAGCGAGATGACTTACCTGCTGAATGAAGTAGGCAAATATGAAGAGAGTGTGCTTAAGGATCTTAGCTATACACATTCACAACCTCATGTTGGAGATTTACTGGATACTATTGAGGACATGGACCTTGGTCCTGTACTTTCACCGGAGAAACAGTGCAGTAGAACTACAGGTGAAACAGCCTGTGAAAATGGCACAGAGCCTAATGGACACTGTTGCAGAAATGATAATGGGACAAATCCCTTCCAAGGAGAATGCTGTAGAAGGACAAATGAACACAGAGTTTCTGAAAGGCCAACCCTTACTCGGTTAAAAGACAAAGCCATCAGTTTAGTGCAACAGCTAGGATTGTCCCCAGACACAACAGAACATATCCAGCTGTTGCAAGGTTAATTCATTGTGTGAAATGGGATTTATGGATCTTTTTCTGCTGGAAATACAGCCACATCAACAGATTGAACTTGCTGCTGAAATTGAGAACTTGCATTCAAATATTCTTGAATAAAGCACCCTCTGTGTGTGAAGTCAATTCTGTCATATGGCTTTTAGTTTTAGTCTACCTTCATCCATTGATTAACTTCAGATAGTTGTAGAGAACACAgtgtaagctttaaaaaaaattaagttgtaACTATACTAGAAAAAATGCTATGTCCTAACTCAAAGAACCTAACACCCTGGGTGTTTTCCACACAGGTTGTTTAGgttacatctcctctggaatggaggagatgtgtgttcacatatcagccagatttaccccgaagtacTTGCGAGccattggggagcacttcacacatgatttgggtttttcattgcatgttaatgcaatgaaaaacccaaatcatgtgtgaagtgctccccaattgtagtgtagcctgatttatattcaggctaaaaaattccactttgaaCTCatagtaaactcatggtaaagcctgctgtgtgaaaaatgccctggtgatACTGAAGCAATTTTTAGAAAGGTGGATAGATTCTGAACTGTATAGGATAAATATCCTATACACAATATGGTTTGAAGAGCAGTTTTACAGTTCTACCCTAAAAGAGCTTGAATGAGTCAAACTGAGCTGTATATACTCTGGAACCTAAACACTGGCTTGCTTAGCATAATTCTGCTGGGTGGGCTCAATCCCTGACAATGATTGAATCTTTGTCCCTCCTGTGTTTAACCTTTTTTAGCAAATCAAATCCTTCATGATGCATTTGATGAGAGCATGGAAAACTACTGCATCCAGTTGTTGTGGCAGTTAGTAGGCTAAGACTACAATTTAATTGGAAGGTCTGTGTTCGGGAAGTATTTCTTCACTTGTAAACTTAATTCTGCACATATTGCAGTTTTCTCTGGTTAAGACTTTCGTTATCCACCCTACACTCACTCTTTTGGAAGCTTCTGGCACAGACTTTGCTTTCTAGAAGTTTGAGTTCTGTACTACTTCGGGTGCAACCAAGAGACTTTCAGGTGTATCTAAACGAAGGATGGCAAATGGGAAGTTAGGATCCTGTTTAAGGGTTGCAGAATGAAGTTACGCAGTTCATTTTAGGGGTTGCTTCCCAGGACTCTTTACCTTTGTGAAAATATAGAAGCATGTGTATCAAGAACAGGGTTGCATAacccaaatgccccagtgggctgggACCAATTATAACTTGgccaatttttagcacatttgtTACTTAAATCCCTTACTTAAAATTAATGAGAGTAAGGGAGCAGAGACTTGGAGGTGAGGGGAAAGAAGGATGGTGTCAGTGGGCCGCAGCCCAGGGATGGAGGGCAACTGATCTCAGTCAGCCAGCTGCATTGAGCCGCTGCTGCTCAACAGCAGGACAGGCCAAGGATTCTTCATGGCTCCTCTTGCTGCAGGATTTTCCTACTTAAGGGCCAGCAGAAAAGGCACTGTGGTCTGGATGTTGTATAGGATTGAACCAGAAGCTATGCTGTAGTGTAGACATCACCTCTATTTCAACAGTCAAATGCAAATGGAGTACAAATAATGCCTTCTATCTTGTTTTGGTGATAGACAGCTATGGCTTGTAATGTCATAACTCAGCTGAAGTATTTAACTGTATCTGCTTGAGAAGTTATCCTGGTTGGGTGTTAAGTAACTAGACACCTCACTCAAGGCTGTACACTTTGATACAGTTCTTATCTACGTATGGTCCTCATGCTTTGAAAAGTAGTTTAATTCAGCAGCTTATTTCTGCCCATAGCTTAACAGCAAGGCATGTACTTTGTGTGCATCTAGTCCATGCCATCTTTGCATAGAGGGTTTTGGGTAGCCAAGGAAGACTAATTCAGTAGTAAGGCGATTTAATACCTTGTTGCTTTTTTGGTTCTGTAAAACCACTATCATTTACTTTACACAGTTCAGACCAGGGCCCTTTACAAATCAGCACCCCCTGTACAAATATGTAAACATATTAACAGTCTATTTTACAGGTAGAACAAGATGAATATACGCTGTGCACTATTTTAGAAGGGGAGCATAGatagtctctccccaccccctgcccaagtTAAGGTTGAAGGCAAAATAAGTAGGTTTGGGTAAGAACACAAGTGAATCTTGTATTTTCACTACTAGTTATGTGACCCAGCTTACGTAgagacaaaaaaattttttttttcaattgaAGCTGAAAATCATCATTTGACGACATTAAGAGTTGTCAAAACTATTTGAAAAGTTACCTTAAATGCAGAGTCTTCTGTAATCAAGCTACTTACATCCTGTTTTATGAAGCCACAGTGTCACATCTGGACATTATGTAGCTGAGGTTTTATACTAG
Coding sequences within it:
- the LOC128330771 gene encoding protein YAE1 homolog isoform X1, with amino-acid sequence MSWVGFALNRPDEDVFDEDADELDLAQNEWKSTMKKRVKEGYREGVEAGKKLTLQQGFNKGYEEAAKRMFSCGQLKGAVSALLTWCHHKGCDSALLSEMTYLLNEVGKYEESVLKDLSYTHSQPHVGDLLDTIEDMDLGPVLSPEKQCSRTTGETACENGTEPNGHCCRNDNGTNPFQGECCRRTNEHRVSERPTLTRLKDKAISLVQQLGLSPDTTEHIQLLQG
- the LOC128330771 gene encoding protein YAE1 homolog isoform X2: MEEHHEETSQVFFACLSLFFKEGYREGVEAGKKLTLQQGFNKGYEEAAKRMFSCGQLKGAVSALLTWCHHKGCDSALLSEMTYLLNEVGKYEESVLKDLSYTHSQPHVGDLLDTIEDMDLGPVLSPEKQCSRTTGETACENGTEPNGHCCRNDNGTNPFQGECCRRTNEHRVSERPTLTRLKDKAISLVQQLGLSPDTTEHIQLLQG
- the LOC128330771 gene encoding protein YAE1 homolog isoform X3; this encodes MEEHHEETSQGYREGVEAGKKLTLQQGFNKGYEEAAKRMFSCGQLKGAVSALLTWCHHKGCDSALLSEMTYLLNEVGKYEESVLKDLSYTHSQPHVGDLLDTIEDMDLGPVLSPEKQCSRTTGETACENGTEPNGHCCRNDNGTNPFQGECCRRTNEHRVSERPTLTRLKDKAISLVQQLGLSPDTTEHIQLLQG